A segment of the Flavobacterium azooxidireducens genome:
AAGATTATTATGGCACAAAACAGCGATGATATTGAGTTCATTGCTTCAAAATATTTGAACGATAAAGTAGCCAATGAAGACGAAGCATTACAAGGAGCAAGAGACATTATTGCCGAATGGATCAATGAAAACAGCTTTGTCCGAAAAAATTTACGTCGATTGTTTCAACGAAAAGCGATTGTTTCAACCAAAGTAGTGAAATCAAAAAAAGAAGATGAAAATGCTCAAAAATTCAACCAATATTTTGATTGGGCAGAACCACTTTCAAAAACACCATCGCATCGATTATTGGCCATGTTGCGTGCAGAAGCCGAAGGTTTTGTGAAAATGAACGTAGAAATCGAACCGGATGAAGCTCTAGAGTTCATTGAAAATAATACAATTAAAAACAACAAAGAAACGGCACATCAACTGAAATTAGCCATAAAAGATAGTTACAAACGCTTGCTTGAACCCGCTATTTCCAACGAAACGCTACAAGAATTTAAAACCAAAGCCGATGCAAAAGCCATTGACGTTTTTGCTCAGAATTTGAGTCAGTTACTACTTGCACCGCCTTTAGGTGAAAAGCGAATTTTGGCCATTGATCCGGGTTATCGTTCGGGTTGCAAAGTGGTTTGTTTGGATGAAAAAGGAGATTTGTTATACAACGAAACCATTTATCCACATCCACCACAAAATGAAAATGCAATGGCGATGAAAAAAATCCGTTCGATGGTTAATGCGTATAACATTGAAGCAATTTCAATCGGAAACGGAACAGCCAGTCGTGAAACGGAATTTTTCATCAAAAAAATTGCTTTCGATAAGCCGATTCAGGTTTTTGTAGTTTCTGAAGCCGGAGCATCTGTTTATTCCGCTTCCAAAATTGCACGAGATGAATTTCCAAATTATGATGTCACAGTTCGAGGTTCAGTTTCTATTGGAAGACGACTTTCGGATCCGTTGGCAGAATTGGTAAAAATTGATGCTAAATCCATCGGCGTTGGTCAATACCAACACGATGTAGATCAAACCAAATTAAAAGAAGAATTAGACACTGTTGTAGTTCGATGTGTGAATTCGGTGGGTGTTAACTTGAATACCGCCAGTAAATCATTATTGAGTTATGTATCGGGAATTGGCGAAAAAATGGCTGAAAACATTGTGGCTTTTCGTTCCGAAAACGGACCGTTTGAAGACCGGAAACAGTTGAAAAAAGTACCACGATTGGGCGAAAAAGCCTATCAACAAGCTGCTGCTTTTATTCGTATTCAAAACGGAAAAAACCCGTTGGATAATTCGGCGGTGCATCCGGAAGCGTATTCAATTGTGGAAAAAATGGCGAAAGATTTAAAAATTTCGCTATCTGATTTAATTGGAAATAAGGAAAAAATTTCGCTAATCAAACCCGAAAATTATACCAACCAAACCATTGGAATTTTAGGAATAAAAGACGTCTTAAAAGAACTCGAAAAACCCGGATTAGATCCAAGAAAATCGGCTAAAGTTTTTGAATTTGACCCGAATGTAAAAAAAATGTCTGATTTACGAACCGGTATGATTTTACCCGGAATTGTCAATAACATTACTGCTTTTGGTTGCTTTGTAGATATTGGATTAAAAGAAAGTGGATTGGTTCACATTTCACAACTCAAAGAAGGTTTTGTTTCGGATGTAAATGAAGTCGTGAAATTGCATCAACATGTTCAAGTCAAAGTTGTTGAAGTTGATGAAGTGAGGAAACGGATTCAGTTGACGATGGTAATATAATTTTCGTATTTTTGTTAAATAGAGTTATAATAATGGAAATTAAAAATTTAAATAGAGAAAGTCACTTGTATTTCATTTCGTTAGATTTGGGAAGCGTAGGTTGTTTCAAGGAGGCTCAAAAGTTAGATTTGTCTGATAATAAGGGGAAGTATTCACCTTGGACAATTATACTTGGAGATAATGGATCAGGTAAGACAACATTATTGAAAGTGATTGCAAATTCATTTATATTAAATGAGTTTAAGAACAATCAAAAATTTTACAGCCAAAAGCAACCTTTAACTATTATAACTAATCCTAATGGAATTTATAACAGTAAGAGTTTTGTTCGCTACAGATTAAATAATGATAGAACTAAAAAACATTATTTTATATCAATTACCTCTGATAAGGACGGATCTAATGTAAAAGAATTGACTTTTGACGCAGATTTGAATAACTTATTACTTTTTTCTTATGGTGCTTCTAGACGGATGAGTAAAAACCCAAGCTTTTCAAGTAACTCCTTTAATCAAGATAAACTTTCATCTCTATTTGATGAAAGTGTTGAATTAATAAATGTGGAAGAATGGTATTTGCAAAAGTATTTAGCTGTTCAAACCTCCGATATTGAAATTAAAAATCAATTAGTAAATCAATTAGAAATTATTAAAAATATTTTAATTGATTTTCTTCCTGATGTTTTTGATTTAAGAATAAAAGAAGTCAAAAATTTAAATGATAAATCTTCATTAGAAGTTAAAATTAATACTAAAGATTGGATTAATCTAAGAGACTTAAGCTTTGGTTATCAAACCATAACAGCTTTATTAGTAGATATAGCATCAAAAATGATGGAAGAATATCCAGAAAAAGACAACCCATTAGAACAACCGGTAATTATTTTGATTGATGAAATTGATTTACACTTACATCCTAAATGGCAAAGAACAGTTATAAATAAACTATCGCACCACTTTCCAAAGGCACAATTTATTGTTACTGCTCACAGTCCATTAATTGTTCAAGCAGCTCAAGACAGAAATGCAAATATTGTAGTATGTAGAAAAGATGGAGATAAAGTTGTTATAGATAATAATCCAGAGAGTGTTACAGGTTGGAGAATTGATCAAATTTTGACATCTGATTTGTTTGAGGTTGAAAGCCCAAGATCTAAAGAAACTCAAAAGGCTGTTGATGACTATATCAAATTAAAAGGCAAGAAAAACCTAGCTAAATCTGATTTAGAAAAATTAGAATCATTAACACCGCTAGTTCAAGAAGTTTACGGACAAAAAAAGGAGGAATCTGAATTAGATATTAAACTAAAGAAGTTCGCTGAAAAATATTTAAAATGATAAAAGTAACTAGAACAGCAAAGCCAAATGTTTTAGTTCAAAATTCTTTAAATTGGACTGAACAGTATTTATTAGCAAAAGAAGTTTATACTCAATCTAATACATTAGCAAACAAAAAAGCAATAGGTAAAGCTGAAAAACGCTATAATCACACAGACGTTAAATCGGCTTTAAAGAAGATGTTTAATAAAAAATGTGCTTTTTGCGAAAGTCGTATCACGCATGTAGATTACGGTCAGATTGAACACTTCAAGCCTAAATCTAAATATCCTGAACTATGTTTTGAATGGAATAATTTTTTATTATCATGTTCTATTTGTAATGGAAAAGCGAATAAAGGAGATAAATTTCCTTTGGAAAATGAAGATGGGCCTTTTATTCATCCAGTTGATGAGAATCCGCAAGATTTTTTTAAATTTGAATACGACGATTTGACTCAAACTTTTCTACTTTTCCCGGCTAATCAAAGAGCAGAAACTACTATCAAGATATTGGGTTTAAATAGAGAGGATTTGGTTGAAAATAGAACTATTGAGTTAAAAAAAATTTTATTTTTTTTAGAGGATTTAATTGGGGAAAATTTTGACGAACAAAAATTTAATGCTTTTGAAAAAATGTTTTCTGAAAAGGATCAATACTTTGCTTTTATTTCAGCTTTAATTCAAAAAATTAGAAGTAATATTTAATACTACATATTTAAATTTTTTTACTAAAATAATGAAGTCGTGAAATTGCATCAACATGTTCAAGTAAAAGTGGTTGAGGTGGATGAAGTGAGAAAAAGGATTCAATTAACTATGATTCTATAACTAAAACGTGTAATTTTTATACAAACCATCTCCCGATTTCAACTATTTTACCCATTCTTATAAAAGTTGTTTTTTAAATCTAAAAGACAACTTTTCATATTTTATAAAATTAAACAACTGAAAGTCAATCAATTAATATAATTCATTCTCTACATTTCAACAGCTATTATATTTTATTTTTTATTCGGCATTTTTATTGTTTAGGATTAATCAACCATAAACTATTAAAACCAAGAAAAATGAAAAAGTTAATTCTAAGCGTAATGCTATTGTCTGGAGTATTTGTTTTTGCACAGGAAACAAAGAAAGAAGAAAAAAAAAATGAAAAAACAGAAAAAGTAACCACAACAACAAAGGAAAAAACTGCAGAAGATAAAAAAACTGAGCAAGCGGCAAAAGAAGCTGAAGCTCTAAAAGCGGCTGAGGCAAAAAAAGCAGCCGAAGCAAAAGCCAAAAAAGAAGCAAGAAAAGAAGAATAAAATAATTAACCTTCATATATATTTGTCAAGTCATCGGGAATTTTTCTCGGTGACTTTTTTTTACATAAAAAATTCCAAATACTAATCCGTTTAATGATCGTATTTGGAATTTTATGTATGAAACAAAACGTACTATTTTTTGTCTTCTTCTTCTTTTTTGTCTGCCGGTTGGTCTTCTTTGGCGGCATTTTTAAATTCCTTGATTCCGCTTCCTAAGCCTTTCATTAATTCCGGAATTTTTTTCCCACCAAATAAAAGCAAAATTACTACAATGATTAAACCTATTTGCCAAGGACCAATGAAACCTAAAAATATTGCTAATGCATTCATAATATCTAAATTGAGACTACAAATGTAAAAATAAAATAATGTAGTTGTTCAGAATATAAGCAATTCTTAACTAAAAACTACGTTAAAGTGGATTGTCTTTATGTAAAACAATAAAATTGTCACTTTTTAAAGAAGCTTTAATTCTTATATTTGTATAATAAATTTAGAACATGTCTGCAAAAAGACTAAAAAGACAACGACTTAAAAAACAATTATTCACCAAAAACCGTTTGGTTATTTTAAATGAAGAATCATTTGAAGAGATTTTTTCATTAAAACTCAATTTGATGAATGTTTTTGTGGTGGTAACCATTTCGGCGATTTTAATCATTTCTATCACAACCTATATTATTGCTTTTACGCCTTTACGGGAGTTTATTCCGGGTTATGCATCCAATAAATTGAAAAAAGATGCTACTATTCTTGCTGTAAAATCAGATTCTTTGGCCTTGGAAGTAAAGAAAAACGAACTCTATATTCAATCAATAAAAAAAATTCTAACCGGCGATTTAGAGTATGCTAAGTTCAATAAAGATTCAATTTTAAATCCGGAAACGGTTGATGTTTCAAAAGATAAATTAAATCCTTCCGAAGAAGAACTAAAACTTCGAGAACAAGTAGCTTTGGAAGACAAATACAATCTTTTTGAAAAAGCCCAATCAAAAGTAAATTTGGTTCTATTTCCTCCGGTTAGAGGACATATTACTGAAAAATACAGTGCTGTAAACAAACATTTTGCTGTTGATATAGCCGTTCCAAAAGACACGCCAATTAAATCAGTTGCCAACGGAACCGTTGTTTTTGCCGATTGGACACCTTCTACCGGAAACGTGATAATCATCAAACACCGTGATGCTATTTTATCAGTTTATAAACATGCAGCAATATTAACCAAAACCCAAGGCGATGTGGTGCGAACCGGCGAAGTAATTGGTTTGGCCGGATCTACCGGAAAAGAATCAACCGGAATTCACTTGCATTTTGAACTTTGGAAAGATGGATTTACCATCGATCCAACCCAATTTATTGATTTTGAATAATTATGCGAATTAAAGTTTTAGCCGCTAAACTTTTAGCTAAAAAAGTAAATAAAGAAACCAAAAAATGGTCTTCAAATCCTATAGAAACTCAACAAAAGGTTTTTAAAAGTTTGATAAAAGAAGCCTCCAAAACAAAGTTTGGAAAAGATCATCATTTTGACCAAATTAAAACGTTTGAAGATTTTGCCAAACATGTTCCTGTTCGCGATTATGAAGCCTTACGCAAGTATGTTGACTTGGTCGTTCAAGGAAAAGAAAATATTTTATGGA
Coding sequences within it:
- a CDS encoding AAA family ATPase gives rise to the protein MEIKNLNRESHLYFISLDLGSVGCFKEAQKLDLSDNKGKYSPWTIILGDNGSGKTTLLKVIANSFILNEFKNNQKFYSQKQPLTIITNPNGIYNSKSFVRYRLNNDRTKKHYFISITSDKDGSNVKELTFDADLNNLLLFSYGASRRMSKNPSFSSNSFNQDKLSSLFDESVELINVEEWYLQKYLAVQTSDIEIKNQLVNQLEIIKNILIDFLPDVFDLRIKEVKNLNDKSSLEVKINTKDWINLRDLSFGYQTITALLVDIASKMMEEYPEKDNPLEQPVIILIDEIDLHLHPKWQRTVINKLSHHFPKAQFIVTAHSPLIVQAAQDRNANIVVCRKDGDKVVIDNNPESVTGWRIDQILTSDLFEVESPRSKETQKAVDDYIKLKGKKNLAKSDLEKLESLTPLVQEVYGQKKEESELDIKLKKFAEKYLK
- a CDS encoding Tex family protein, giving the protein MNQIQYIQNATQLPVKGIENTLQLLSEDCTIPFISRYRKDQTGNLDEVQIEQIFKLNKQFEEIVKRKESILKAIVEQGQLSPELKLKIENSFDLQEIEDFYLPYKKKKKTKADAAREKGLEPLAKIIMAQNSDDIEFIASKYLNDKVANEDEALQGARDIIAEWINENSFVRKNLRRLFQRKAIVSTKVVKSKKEDENAQKFNQYFDWAEPLSKTPSHRLLAMLRAEAEGFVKMNVEIEPDEALEFIENNTIKNNKETAHQLKLAIKDSYKRLLEPAISNETLQEFKTKADAKAIDVFAQNLSQLLLAPPLGEKRILAIDPGYRSGCKVVCLDEKGDLLYNETIYPHPPQNENAMAMKKIRSMVNAYNIEAISIGNGTASRETEFFIKKIAFDKPIQVFVVSEAGASVYSASKIARDEFPNYDVTVRGSVSIGRRLSDPLAELVKIDAKSIGVGQYQHDVDQTKLKEELDTVVVRCVNSVGVNLNTASKSLLSYVSGIGEKMAENIVAFRSENGPFEDRKQLKKVPRLGEKAYQQAAAFIRIQNGKNPLDNSAVHPEAYSIVEKMAKDLKISLSDLIGNKEKISLIKPENYTNQTIGILGIKDVLKELEKPGLDPRKSAKVFEFDPNVKKMSDLRTGMILPGIVNNITAFGCFVDIGLKESGLVHISQLKEGFVSDVNEVVKLHQHVQVKVVEVDEVRKRIQLTMVI
- a CDS encoding M23 family metallopeptidase; the protein is MSAKRLKRQRLKKQLFTKNRLVILNEESFEEIFSLKLNLMNVFVVVTISAILIISITTYIIAFTPLREFIPGYASNKLKKDATILAVKSDSLALEVKKNELYIQSIKKILTGDLEYAKFNKDSILNPETVDVSKDKLNPSEEELKLREQVALEDKYNLFEKAQSKVNLVLFPPVRGHITEKYSAVNKHFAVDIAVPKDTPIKSVANGTVVFADWTPSTGNVIIIKHRDAILSVYKHAAILTKTQGDVVRTGEVIGLAGSTGKESTGIHLHFELWKDGFTIDPTQFIDFE
- a CDS encoding twin-arginine translocase TatA/TatE family subunit, with product MNALAIFLGFIGPWQIGLIIVVILLLFGGKKIPELMKGLGSGIKEFKNAAKEDQPADKKEEEDKK
- a CDS encoding retron system putative HNH endonuclease, which gives rise to MIKVTRTAKPNVLVQNSLNWTEQYLLAKEVYTQSNTLANKKAIGKAEKRYNHTDVKSALKKMFNKKCAFCESRITHVDYGQIEHFKPKSKYPELCFEWNNFLLSCSICNGKANKGDKFPLENEDGPFIHPVDENPQDFFKFEYDDLTQTFLLFPANQRAETTIKILGLNREDLVENRTIELKKILFFLEDLIGENFDEQKFNAFEKMFSEKDQYFAFISALIQKIRSNI